A section of the Felis catus isolate Fca126 chromosome B2, F.catus_Fca126_mat1.0, whole genome shotgun sequence genome encodes:
- the UNC5CL gene encoding UNC5C-like protein isoform X2, giving the protein MSRGASGSTHTVRFLALAGTGVHGGWQHQMTRWMCSHECSFQPAQFLLLVGVPVASALLLVQCLRWHCPRWLLGAFWKLDNQEEPVSHPIPLPENESPRQCPPATLPEMAAFYQELHTPTQGQTVVRQLMHKLLVFSAREVDHRGGCLMLRDMGISLLIPPGAVAVGRQERVSLILVWDLLDAPSLSRAQGLVSPVVACGPHGASFLQPCTLTFKHCAQQPRHARTYSSNTTLLDAKVWRPLGQPGAHTSRDECRIRLSHFSLYTCVLEAPAGREARKWLQLAVFCSPLVPGQSHLQLRIYFLNNTPCALQWAMANEQPHGGRLRGPCQLFDFTGARGDQCLKLKYISEGWENVDESSCQLVPHLHIWHGKCPFRSFCFRRKAANENEDCSALTNEIIVTMHTFQDGMETKYMEILRFQASEEESWAVPPPVSQPPPCNRLPPELFEQLQMLLEPNSITGNDWRRLASHLGLCGMKIRFLSCQRSPAAAILELFEEQNGTLQELHHLMTVMERLDCASAIQSYLSGTHGGGGAQENRGLELDEKL; this is encoded by the exons ATGAGCAGGGGGGCCTCTGGGAGCACCCACACAGTAAG GTTCTTGGCCTTGGCTGGCACAGGGGTGCACGGGGGCTGGCAGCATCAAATGACCAGGTGGATGTGCTCCCATGAGTGCTCCTTCCAACCTGCCCAGTTCCTACTGCTGGTGGGGGTCCCGGTGGCGAGTGCCCTCCTTCTGGTCCAGTGCCTCCGATGGCACTGTCCTCGCTGGCTGCTGGGGGCCTTTTGGAAGCTGGATAACCAAGAGGAGCCAGTGTCCCATCCCATTCCTCTACCAGAAAATGAGTCCCCAAGGCAGTGCCCACCAGCCACACTGCCGGAGATGGCTGCCTTCTACCAGGAACTGCATACACCCACTCAAGGCCAGACCGTCGTCCGTCAGCTGATGCACAAGCTGTTGGTGTTTTCGGCTCGAGAGGTGGATCACCGCGGTGGCTGCCTGATGCTCCGGGATATGGGCATCTCTCTGCTCATCCCGCCAG GTGCTGTGGCTGTGGGCCGCCAGGAGCGGGTATCGCTGATCCTGGTGTGGGACTTGTTGGATGCCCCGTCGTTGTCCCGAGCCCAGGGGCTGGTGAGCCCTGTGGTAGCATGTGGCCCCCACGGGGCCTCCTTCCTGCAGCCTTGCACCCTCACGTTCAAGCACTGTGCCCAGCAGCCCCGCCATGCACGCACTTACAGCAGCAACACGACCCTGCTTGATGCCAAGGTCTGGAGGCCCCTAGGGCAGCCAGGGGCCCACACGTCCAGGGACGAGTGTCGCATCCGCCTCTCTCACTTCAG CCTCTACACCTGTGTGCTGGAGGCGCCTGCGGGCCGGGAAGCCCGCAAATGGCTGCAGCTGGCTGTGTTCTGCTCGCCGCTGGTGCCGGGACAGTCCCACCTGCAGCTGCGCATCTACTTTCTCAACAACACGCCCTGCGCCCTGCAGTGGGCCATGGCCAACGAGCAGCCCCATGGTGGGCGCCTGCGCGGGCCCTGCCAGCTCTTCGACTTCACAGGGGCCCGAGGGGACCAGTGCCTGAAGCTCAAGTACATCtctgagg gtTGGGAGAACGTGGATGAGAGCAGTTGCCAGCTGGTTCCCCATCTCCACATCTGGCACGGAAAGTGCCCCTTCCGTTCCTTCTGCTTCCGGAGGAAAGCAG CCAATGAGAATGAGGACTGCTCAGCGCTTACCAATGAGATCATTGTCACCATGCATACCTTCCAGGAC GGCATGGAGACCAAGTACATGGAAATCCTCAGATTCCAGGCATCAGAGGAAGAATCCTGGGCGGTGCCACCCCCTGTCTCTCAGCCACCGCCATGCAACAG GCTGCCTCCAGAGCTCTTTGAGCAGCTGCAAATGTTGTTGGAGCCAAACAGCATCACGGGCAATGACTGGCGTCGACTGGCctcccacttggggctctgcGGCATGAAAATCCG GTTCCTGTCCTGCCAGCGCAGCCCAGCCGCAGCCATCCTGGAGCTGTTTGAGGAGCAGAACGGCACCCTGCAGGAACTGCACCACCTCATGACCGTCATGGAGCGGCTGGACTGCGCCTCGGCCATCCAGAGCTACCTGAGCGGGACGCACGGCGGCGGGGGCGCCCAGGAGAACCGGGGCTTGGAACTGGACGAGAAGCTCTGA
- the UNC5CL gene encoding UNC5C-like protein isoform X1 has protein sequence MVKASDVGEGLRISSKDVRKALQQEPRSSCWRRQLPRDRFLALAGTGVHGGWQHQMTRWMCSHECSFQPAQFLLLVGVPVASALLLVQCLRWHCPRWLLGAFWKLDNQEEPVSHPIPLPENESPRQCPPATLPEMAAFYQELHTPTQGQTVVRQLMHKLLVFSAREVDHRGGCLMLRDMGISLLIPPGAVAVGRQERVSLILVWDLLDAPSLSRAQGLVSPVVACGPHGASFLQPCTLTFKHCAQQPRHARTYSSNTTLLDAKVWRPLGQPGAHTSRDECRIRLSHFSLYTCVLEAPAGREARKWLQLAVFCSPLVPGQSHLQLRIYFLNNTPCALQWAMANEQPHGGRLRGPCQLFDFTGARGDQCLKLKYISEGWENVDESSCQLVPHLHIWHGKCPFRSFCFRRKAANENEDCSALTNEIIVTMHTFQDGMETKYMEILRFQASEEESWAVPPPVSQPPPCNRLPPELFEQLQMLLEPNSITGNDWRRLASHLGLCGMKIRFLSCQRSPAAAILELFEEQNGTLQELHHLMTVMERLDCASAIQSYLSGTHGGGGAQENRGLELDEKL, from the exons ATGGTAAAAGCCAGTGATGTGGGAGAAGGGTTGAGAATTTCCTCGAAGGACGTGAGAAAAGCTTTGCAGCAGGAGCCCAGATCTTCGTGCTGGAGGCGGCAACTCCCTAGAGACAG GTTCTTGGCCTTGGCTGGCACAGGGGTGCACGGGGGCTGGCAGCATCAAATGACCAGGTGGATGTGCTCCCATGAGTGCTCCTTCCAACCTGCCCAGTTCCTACTGCTGGTGGGGGTCCCGGTGGCGAGTGCCCTCCTTCTGGTCCAGTGCCTCCGATGGCACTGTCCTCGCTGGCTGCTGGGGGCCTTTTGGAAGCTGGATAACCAAGAGGAGCCAGTGTCCCATCCCATTCCTCTACCAGAAAATGAGTCCCCAAGGCAGTGCCCACCAGCCACACTGCCGGAGATGGCTGCCTTCTACCAGGAACTGCATACACCCACTCAAGGCCAGACCGTCGTCCGTCAGCTGATGCACAAGCTGTTGGTGTTTTCGGCTCGAGAGGTGGATCACCGCGGTGGCTGCCTGATGCTCCGGGATATGGGCATCTCTCTGCTCATCCCGCCAG GTGCTGTGGCTGTGGGCCGCCAGGAGCGGGTATCGCTGATCCTGGTGTGGGACTTGTTGGATGCCCCGTCGTTGTCCCGAGCCCAGGGGCTGGTGAGCCCTGTGGTAGCATGTGGCCCCCACGGGGCCTCCTTCCTGCAGCCTTGCACCCTCACGTTCAAGCACTGTGCCCAGCAGCCCCGCCATGCACGCACTTACAGCAGCAACACGACCCTGCTTGATGCCAAGGTCTGGAGGCCCCTAGGGCAGCCAGGGGCCCACACGTCCAGGGACGAGTGTCGCATCCGCCTCTCTCACTTCAG CCTCTACACCTGTGTGCTGGAGGCGCCTGCGGGCCGGGAAGCCCGCAAATGGCTGCAGCTGGCTGTGTTCTGCTCGCCGCTGGTGCCGGGACAGTCCCACCTGCAGCTGCGCATCTACTTTCTCAACAACACGCCCTGCGCCCTGCAGTGGGCCATGGCCAACGAGCAGCCCCATGGTGGGCGCCTGCGCGGGCCCTGCCAGCTCTTCGACTTCACAGGGGCCCGAGGGGACCAGTGCCTGAAGCTCAAGTACATCtctgagg gtTGGGAGAACGTGGATGAGAGCAGTTGCCAGCTGGTTCCCCATCTCCACATCTGGCACGGAAAGTGCCCCTTCCGTTCCTTCTGCTTCCGGAGGAAAGCAG CCAATGAGAATGAGGACTGCTCAGCGCTTACCAATGAGATCATTGTCACCATGCATACCTTCCAGGAC GGCATGGAGACCAAGTACATGGAAATCCTCAGATTCCAGGCATCAGAGGAAGAATCCTGGGCGGTGCCACCCCCTGTCTCTCAGCCACCGCCATGCAACAG GCTGCCTCCAGAGCTCTTTGAGCAGCTGCAAATGTTGTTGGAGCCAAACAGCATCACGGGCAATGACTGGCGTCGACTGGCctcccacttggggctctgcGGCATGAAAATCCG GTTCCTGTCCTGCCAGCGCAGCCCAGCCGCAGCCATCCTGGAGCTGTTTGAGGAGCAGAACGGCACCCTGCAGGAACTGCACCACCTCATGACCGTCATGGAGCGGCTGGACTGCGCCTCGGCCATCCAGAGCTACCTGAGCGGGACGCACGGCGGCGGGGGCGCCCAGGAGAACCGGGGCTTGGAACTGGACGAGAAGCTCTGA
- the TSPO2 gene encoding translocator protein 2 translates to MQPQGTIFVALPHLGPILVWLLTRRTSGWYDSPKKPPWCPPHKVLMAGWITIYFVIGYASYLVWKDLGGGFGRPLVLPLGLYAVQLAISWTVLILFFVARTHGLALLHLLLLYGLVVSTALIWHPVNKLAAVLLLPYLAWLTVTASIAYRLWRDSLCPSQQPQPSGEKSD, encoded by the exons ATGCAGCCTCAAGGAACCATCTTTGTGGCTCTTCCCCACCTGGGGCCCATCCTGGTCTGGTTGCTCACCCGTCGAACGTCTGGTTGGTACGACAGCCCAAagaagccaccctggtgcccaccTCACAAGGTCTTGATGGCAGGGTGGATAACCATCTACTTTGTCATAGG CTATGCCTCCTACCTGGTGTGGAAGGACCTGGGAGGGGGCTTTGGGAGGCCCCTGGTCCTGCCTCTCGGCCTCTATGCTGTGCAGCTTGCCATCAGCTGGACTGTCCTGATTCTCTTTTTCGTAGCCCGCACCCATGGTCTG gcCCTGCTGCACCTGCTGCTGCTCTACGGGCTGGTGGTGAGCACAGCGTTGATCTGGCATCCCGTCAACAAGCTGGCTGCCGTGCTCCTGCTGCCTTACCTGGCCTGGCTCACCGTGACCGCTTCCATCGCCTACCGCCTGTGGAGGGACAGCCTCTGTCCAAGCCAGCAGCCTCAGCCCAGTGGGGAGAAGAGCGACTGA